A portion of the Cololabis saira isolate AMF1-May2022 chromosome 17, fColSai1.1, whole genome shotgun sequence genome contains these proteins:
- the LOC133463464 gene encoding transmembrane protein 229b-like: MKGEKLRGGNDRGFGAADEAASQRHVGPPGRPVSALVRLYVYALHGCLCEVAFTAVFDWFLTKDRRLSGHSSLWALPMYATAIYVMEGLSARLLAQRLSLPVRLTAYTAFIYLWEFSWGVGLSLLGACPWDYSGYTYNLGGLVTLEYALPWAAAAFIAERHVIRNTLRIRLHN; the protein is encoded by the exons ATGAAGGGGGAAAAGCTACGAGGGGGTAATGACCGAG GATTCGGAGCTGCAGATGAAGCTGCGTCGCAGCGCCACGTGGGCCCCCCCGGCCGCCCCGTCTCCGCCCTCGTCCGTCTCTACGTGTACGCCCTGCACGGCTGCCTCTGCGAGGTGGCCTTCACCGCCGTGTTCGACTGGTTCCTCACCAAGGACAGGAGGCTGTCGGGCCACAGCAGCCTGTGGGCGCTGCCCATGTACGCCACCGCCATCTACGTGATGGAGGGGCTGAGCGCCCGGCTGCTGGCTCAGCGTCTCTCGCTGCCCGTGCGGCTGACGGCCTACACCGCGTTCATCTACCTGTGGGAGTTCAGCTGGGGCGTTGGGCTGAGCCTGCTGGGGGCCTGTCCCTGGGATTACTCAGGTTACACGTACAACCTGGGCGGCCTGGTGACTCTGGAGTACGCGCTGCCCTGGGCGGCAGCGGCGTTTATAGCAGAGCGACATGTGATCAGGAACACTCTGAGGATAAGACTGCACAACTGA
- the haao gene encoding 3-hydroxyanthranilate 3,4-dioxygenase translates to MSSIASPVNVEDWIAANQNAFLPPVCNKLMHFSQVLIMFVGGPNTRKDYHIEEGEELFYQLKGDMCLKVIENGKHKDVHIKEGEMFLLPARIPHSPQRQANTVGLVVERRRLLTETDCLRYYVENTTDILFERWFYCQNLGTQLVPIIKEFMASKQCATGKPDPNEVFREPPFQLNTMNVMMPFSFKDWLDKKRPSLAGGAPIDLFGAQFETEAMVFGPGLTETSVRLTDVWIWQMEGSSTLTVAEQEFSLSAGDSLLVPEQSQYHWQRDKGTVALFIVQNPERKRS, encoded by the exons GCACTTTTCCCAGGTGCTTATCATGTTCGTCGGAGGTCCTAACACTAGGAAGGATTACCACATAGAGGAAGGGGAGGAG TTGTTCTACCAGTTGAAGGGGGATATGTGCCTGAAAGTGATTGAAAATGGCAAACACAAGGATGTGCACATCAAAGAGGGAGAG ATGTTTCTGCTTCCTGCTCGGATCCCCCACTCCCCTCAGAGACAGGCCAACACCGTGGGACTGGTGGTGGAGAGGCGGCGGCTGCTGACGGAGACCGACTGCCTCAG ATACTATGTGGAAAACACCACTGACATCCTGTTTGAGAGATGGTTCTACTGCCAGAATCTAGGAACTCAACTGGTGCCAATAATCAAAGA ATTCATGGCGTCCAAGCAGTGTGCAACAGGAAAACCTGATCCAA ATGAAGTCTTCAGAGAGCCTCCGTTCCAGTTGAACACTATGAATGTGATGATGCCTTTCTCCTTCAAGGACTGGCTGGACAAAAAGAGGCCTTCCTTAGCCGGCGGCGCGCCCATCGACTTGTTCGGAGCTCAGTTTGAGACGGAG GCGATGGTGTTTGGACCTGGACTGACCGAGACATCAGTGCGACTAACCGACGTGTGGATTTGGCAGATG GAAGGATCTTCCACACTAACTGTTGCCGAGCAGGAGTTCAGCCTTTCGGCAGGAGACAGTTTACTCGTCCCTGAGCAGAGCCA ATACCATTGGCAGAGGGACAAAGGGACCGTCGCCCTGTTCATCGTCCAAAACCCAGAGCGGAAGAGATCCTAA
- the hcar1-3 gene encoding hydroxycarboxylic acid receptor 2 produces MDGNDSCNPPHVGNSFLQAVMIIDLIVGLPGSIVALWIFCFRVKVWKPHIIFLFNLVLADFLLLISVPFRIHTHWQKENWVFGSAVCSINLFMLSVNRSASIAFMTVVALDRYFKVVHPHRCVSRLKESQAWGVVGLIWVAVTSLRVPLLTTDLIHQEGNDSLCRSFYPYKDVPPAATMNSAMYMLEFFLSWPVLLFCSARITWHLRKRGMSKQKNVQRGIRAVVTISAVFTFCFMPSVFAGVVALYFKGRDCYLYMTWSGIFVTCFGLNYLNSALDSVIYFYSSSTFQQTLKNSVSIRKKVRANNRQKLQQDTNILDQ; encoded by the coding sequence ATGGACGGTAACGACAGCTGCAATCCCCCCCATGTTGGGAACTCGTTTCTGCAGGCCGTTATGATCATAGATCTGATCGTCGGTCTTCCCGGGAGCATCGTCGCCTTGTGGATCTTCTGCTTCCGCGTGAAAGTCTGGAAACCccacatcatcttcctgttcaACCTGGTCCTGGCCGACTTCCTGCTCCTCATCAGCGTCCCCTTCCGCATCCACACCCACTGGCAGAAGGAGAACTGGGTGTTCGGCTCGGCCGTCTGCTCCATCAACCTCTTCATGCTGTCCGTCAACCGCTCCGCCAGCATCGCCTTCATGACGGTCGTGGCTCTGGACCGCTACTTCAAGGTGGTGCATCCGCATCGCTGCGTCAGCCGGCTGAAGGagagccaggcctggggggTGGTGGGTCTGATCTGGGTGGCGGTGACGTCCCTCCGGGTGCCGCTGCTGACCACCGACCTCATCCACCAGGAGGGGAACGACTCGCTGTGCCGCAGCTTCTACCCCTACAAAGACGTGCCTCCTGCCGCGACGATGAACAGTGCCATGTACATGCTTGAGTTCTTCCTATCGTGGCCGGTGTTGCTCTTCTGCTCGGCCAGGATCACCTGGCACCTGCGTAAACGTGGGATGAGCAAGCAGAAGAATGTGCAGCGGGGCATCAGGGCGGTCGTGACGATCAGCGCCGTGTTCACCTTCTGCTTCATGCCGAGCGTCTTCGCCGGCGTGGTGGCGCTGTACTTCAAGGGCCGCGACTGCTATCTCTACATGACTTGGTCCGGGATCTTCGTCACGTGCTTCGGGTTGAACTACCTGAACAGCGCTCTGGACTCCGTCATCTACTTCTACTCCAGCTCCACGTTCCAGCAGACGCTGAAGAACTCGGTTAGCATCAGGAAGAAGGTCCGAGCAAACAATAGACAGAAGCTGCAGCAAGATACTAATATCCTGGACCAGTGA